From the Perca flavescens isolate YP-PL-M2 chromosome 21, PFLA_1.0, whole genome shotgun sequence genome, one window contains:
- the LOC114548449 gene encoding potassium voltage-gated channel subfamily A member 7 codes for MDSSDPQDDERGGRRKESDGENGKQLKNQFNCEEKGEKEIQVNEKEKKKETRHSGSLWRNGWALSERLAINVSGMRYETQLRTLAQFPDTLLGDPRRRLRYFDPLRNELFLDRNRACFDAILYFYQSGGRLRRPANIPLDVFMDELMFYELGQDIMSRFKEDEGFAKEEERPLPSNEIQKRLWMLFEHPESSSAARIIAIISVMVIVVSILIFCLETLPDFRNEKETREAYFYKYHSQAKNVSENMPLPHSVFHDPFFLVETVCICWFSFELLMRFACSPSKMYFFKDVMNIIDFSAILPFFVTLGTELAKDNDASPATSLAIIRVIRLVRVFRIFKLSRHSKGLQILGQTLKASMRELGLLIFFLFIGVIIFSSAIYFAEADHTDTHFISIPHAFWWAVVTMTTVGYGDMYPATVWGKLVGSMCAIAGVLTISLPVPVIVSNFSYFYHRETECEDHTEYTHVQTGLWEDKGPEGEIEEIEEGDRDPEGDYYAIEGICNPLKGTLLGGLCTGQGTEFRGGNMYLRETLVTQV; via the exons ATGGACAGCAGTGACCCACAGGACGATGAAAGAGGAGGCAGAAGGAAAGAGAGCGATGGAGAGAACGGTAAACAGCTGAAAAACCAATTCAACTGTGAGgaaaaaggagagaaggagatcCAAGTGAacgagaaggagaagaagaaagagaccCGGCATTCTGGGTCTCTATGGAGGAATGGATGGGCGCTGAGTGAAAGACTGGCCATCAATGTCTCTGGGATGCGTTATGAAACTCAGCTTCGCACCTTAGCCCAATTCCCTGACACCTTGCTTGGTGACCCTAGGCGTAGGTTACGGTACTTTGACCCACTTCGAAATGAGCTCTTCCTAGACCGAAACCGTGCCTGCTTTGATGCCATTCTGTACTTCTACCAGTCAGGTGGGAGGCTTCGGAGGCCCGCGAACATACCCCTGGACGTCTTCATGGATGAGCTGATGTTCTACGAGCTGGGACAGGACATCATGAGTCGCTTCAAGGAGGACGAAGGTTTTgcaaaagaggaggagaggccGCTACCGTCCAACGAAATCCAGAAAAGACTATGGATGTTGTTTGAGCACCCCGAGTCCTCATCAGCGGCACGCATCATAGCCATCATCAGTGTCATGGTCATTGTGGTGTCCATCCTCATCTTCTGCCTGGAGACATTGCCCGACTTCAGGAATGAGAAAGAGACACGAGAG GCATATTTTTACAAGTACCACTCCCAGGCAAAGAACGTATCGGAGAACATGCCTCTTCCACACAGTGTTTTCCATGACCCCTTCTTCCTGGTAGAAACCGTCTGCATATGCTGGTTCTCCTTCGAGCTCCTCATGCGCTTCGCTTGTTCTCCCAGCAAGATGTACTTCTTCAAGGATGTCATGAACATCATCGATTTCAGTGCCATCCTACCCTTTTTTGTCACTCTGGGAACAGAGCTGGCCAAGGATAATGACGCCTCTCCAGCCACATCCTTGGCCATCATCAGAGTCATCAGGTTAGTGAGGGTGTTCAGGATCTTTAAGTTGTCTCGTCACTCTAAGGGCCTTCAGATCCTTGGTCAGACACTGAAGGCCAGCATGCGTGAACTGGGCCTGCTGATCTTCTTCCTGTTTATTGGCGTCATCATCTTCTCCAGTGCCATCTACTTTGCTGAGGCTGACCACACCGACACACACTTTATCAGTATACCACATGCCTTCTGGTGGGCAGTTGTCACCATGACCACAGTGGGTTATGGTGACATGTACCCAGCAACAGTGTGGGGTAAGCTAGTGGGCTCGATGTGCGCCATTGCTGGTGTTCTCACCATCTCGCTGCCAGTGCCCGTCATAGTGTCCAACTTTAGCTACTTCTACCATCGGGAGACTGAATGTGAGGATCATACCGAGTACACACATGTCCAGACGGGTCTGTGGGAGGACAAGGGTCCAGAAGGGGAGATAGAGGAAATAGAGGAAGGGGATAGAGATCCAGAGGGAGATTATTATGCCATTGAAGGCATATGCAACCCTTTGAAAGGGACTCTGCTGGGCGGACTGTGTACAGGGCAGGGCACAGAGTTCAGAGGAGGAAACATGTATCTGAGGGAAACACTGGTTACTCAAGTGTAG
- the fgf21 gene encoding fibroblast growth factor 21, which produces MYLQMTVDGKVSGSDAQTCNSVLQLKSVNPGHTVIQGKSSSLFLCVDSGGNLRGQGQYSEADCTFRELLLADGYTRFLSSHHGFPVSLASRHSPDRHTVPFTRFLPLRNTLAGDSVAEQPPNNQRYFNLDSDDLLGMGLNTMVSPQFSVDK; this is translated from the exons ATGTATCTGCAAATGACTGTGGATGGGAAGGTGTCAGGAAGTGATGCTCAGACTTGTAACA GTGTGCTGCAGCTGAAATCTGTCAATCCAGGCCATACTGTCATCCAGGGAAAGTCAtcatctctgtttctctgtgtggaCAGTGGAGGCAATTTAAGGGGGCAG GGGCAATACTCAGAGGCCGACTGCACATTCAGAGAACTGCTGCTGGCAGATGGATACACCCGTTTCCTTTCCTCGCACCATGGATTTCCTGTGTCTCTGGCATCAAGACATTCCCCAGATCGACACACAGTCCCCTTCACTCGATTCCTACCACTTAGGAATACTTTGGCAGGGGACAGTGTGGCTGAACAGCCACCAAACAATCAGAGATATTTCAACTTGGACTCGGATGATCTTTTAGGAATGGGTCTAAATACTATGGTCAGTCCTCAGTTCTCAGTGgacaagtaa
- the LOC114548034 gene encoding liprin-alpha-3, giving the protein MMCEVMPTISEDGRSGTGGGPSSPAGAGVGGTGGVIGGPGFSGREARSGGDEGGSTGNLESLMVNMLTERERLLENLRETQDCLGTAQLRLRELGHEKESLQRQLSIALPQEFAVLTKELNVCREQLLEREEEIAELKAERNNTRLLLEHLECLVSRHERSLRMTVVKRQAQSPAGVSSEVEVLKALKSLFEHHKALDEKVRERLRVALERVSVLEDQLAASSQEVISLRDQIKRRQQGVDGGKDRLPNGPSTGLEDSELERQREGEIERQRAELSQLRERLALMCRQVGEIEEQLAAARREVTKSEEANQKLQREVKEALCQREDMEERITTLERRYLSAQREATSLHDIKDKLENELASKESLHRQSEEKNRQLQERLDEAKQKLQQTLQRAETLPEIEAQLAQRVAALNKAEERHGNFEERLRQMEAQLEEKNQELQRARQREKMNDEHNKRLSDTVDKLLSESNERLQLHLKERMAALEEKNALSEELSNMKKIQDDLIANKEQLLAELERIQLELDQLRGRPGSSYSRAGSVSSLPSTLFRRSLPGSSSELRYPQGGGSLPSGYSNSSSGVVVRRTHRGRWGPPRDDSNKYGEWDSGTMLGHGFEGGEGGCSDDEDDRETLFGSELLSPSGQTDVQTLAIMLQEQLEAINKEIKLIQEEKESTELRAEEIESRVSSVALDAPPLPPSSLGGRDSVGRGYMTPSITSTTLASPSPPSSGHSTPRLPHSPARETDRQNSKDGEECRALALIDSTPPPVPRALRLDRMTHTHPGAGLDDLREFRSLSADGSTTASQDSLHKASKKKSIKSSIGRLFGKKEKGRIGAPGRESASLASTPSDDLGSADPLGLAKLGTGTVEKDRRSKKRHDLLEEACRQGLPFASWDGPTVVTWLELWVGMPAWYVAACRANVKSGAIMANLSDTEIQREIGISNPLHRLKLRLAIQEMVSLTSPSAPASTRSSTSNIWMTHAEMESLTAATKPEQKEFSWDQILAYGDMNHEWVGNEWLPSLGLPQYRSYFMESLVDARMLDHLTKKELRGQLKMVDSFHRVSLHYGIMCLKRLNYDRKELERRRDESQHHNLDVMVWSNERVMCWVQAIGLKEFADNLLESGVHGALLALDDTFDYTDLALLLQIPNQNTQARQLLEKEYNGLISMGTERRPDEDGTKTFTRSPSWRKMFREKDLRGVTSDSSETLPANFRASAISTPSVTLRKVQSEVGPRGESGSVRTYSC; this is encoded by the exons ATGATGTGCGAGGTGATGCCCACCATTTCTGAGGATGGGCGAAGTGGGACTGGTGGGGGTCCTTCCTCACCTGCCGGGGCAGGAGTCGGAGGAACCGGAGGTGTTATCGGAGGTCCAGGCTTCAGTGGGAGGGAGGCCAGAAGCGGAGGAGACGAAGGAGGCAGCACGGGGAACCTGGAGTCGTTAATGGTCAACATgctgacagagagggagaggctgCTGGAGAACCTGAGGGAGACACAGGATTGCCTGGGAACGGCTCAGCTCCGCCTCCGCGAGCTCGGCCACGAAAAGGAGTCACTTCAGAGGCAGCTGTCAATCGCTCTGCCACAG GAGTTTGCTGTGTTGACTAAAGAGCTGAACGTTTGCCGGGAGCAGCTtctggagagggaggaggagattgCTGAGCTCAAGGCGGAGAGAAACAACACACGT TTGTTGCTGGAACACCTGGAGTGCCTGGTGTCTCGCCATGAGCGCAGTCTTAGGATGACGGTGGTGAAAAGACAAGCTCAGTCCCCGGCAGGGGTCTCCAGTGAGGTGGAGGTCCTTAAGGCCCTCAAGTCTCTgtttgagcaccacaaggctTTGGATGAGAAG GTTCGAGAGAGGCTCCGTGTGGCCCTCGAGAGGGTGTCTGTGTTAGAGGACCAACTCGCAGCATCTTCTCAAGAG GTAATCTCTTTAAGAGACCAAATTAAAAGACGTCAACAAGGGGTGGACGGCGGGAAAGAT CGACTACCCAATGGTCCCTCCACTGGCCTGGAAGATAGCGAGCTGGAGAGACAGCGAGAAGGAGAGATAGAGCGGCAGAGAGCTGAACTTTCCCAGCTGAGGGAGAGGCTGGCCCTCATGTGCCGGCAA GTTGGGGAAATAGAGGAACAGCTTGCGGCCGCCAGGAGGGAGGTGACGAAGTCGGAGGAGGCCAATCAGAAGCTCCAAAGGGAAGTGAAAGAG GCCCTTTGCCAAAGGGAGGACATGGAGGAAAGGATTACAACACTAGAACGCAG GTACCTCAGCGCCCAGAGGGAGGCGACTTCTCTCCATGATATCAAAGACAAGCTGGAAAATGAGCTGGCCAGCAAGGAATCACTGCACAGACAG AGTGAAGAGAAGAACAGACAGCTACAGGAACGTCTAGATGAAGCCAAGCAGAAGCTGCAGCAGACTCTACAGAGGGCAGAGACACTGCCTGAGATCGAGGCCCAGCTTGCCCAAAGGGTTGCTGCTCTCAACAAG GCGGAGGAGCGGCATGGAAACTTTGAGGAGCGACTACGGCAAATGGAAGCTCAACTCGAGGAGAAGAACCAAGAGCTGCAGAGG GCGAGGCAGAGGGAGAAGATGAATGACGAACACAACAAACGCCTCTCAGATACAGTGGACAAGCTTCTGTCTGAGTCCAATGAGAGACTGCAGCTCCACCTCAAAGAGAGGATGGCGGCACTAGAGGAGAAG AATGCTCTTTCAGAGGAACTGTCCAATATGAAGAAAATCCAGGATGATCTTATAGCTAATAAG GAGCAGCTCCTTGCTGAGCTGGAGCGAATCCAGCTGGAGCtggatcagctgagaggcaggCCTGGCTCCTCTTATTCCAG GGCGGGCAGCGTGAGTTCACTTCCCTCCACCCTTTTTCGACGATCTCTTCCAGGGAGCTCCTCGGAGCTGCGGTACCCCCAGGGTGGGGGCTCACTCCCGTCCGGCTACAGCAACTCCTCTAGTGGGGTGGTGGTCAGGCGCACACACCGAGGCCGGTGGGGGCCACCTAGAGACGATAGTAACAAG TATGGAGAGTGGGACAGCGGCACTATGCTCGGTCACGGGTTTGAGGGTGGGGAGGGAGGCTGCTCTGACGACGAGGACGACAGGGAGACTCTGTTTGGATCGGAGCTGCTCTCTCCCAGCGGACAGACAGATGTACAGACTTTAGCCATCATGCTACAGGAGCAACTGGAGGCCATCAATAAAGAGATAAA GCTGATtcaggaggaaaaggagagcACAGAGCTGAGGGCAGAAGAGATTGAGAGCAGAGTCAGCAGCGTGGCCCTTGATGCCCCACCTCTTCCACCCTCCTCGCTGGGAGGACGGGACAGCGTTGGCAGGGGTTACATGACTCCCTCAATCACCTCCACCACGTTGGCGTCTCCCTCACCACCCAGTTCTGGACATTCCACCCCCCGCCTGCCACATTCCCCTGCCAGGGAGACTGATAGACAG AATAGCAAAGACGGTGAAGAATGCAGAGCACTTGCCCTGATTGACTCCACCCCTCCTCCTGTCCCTCGAGCCCTACGATTGGACCGAATGACACACACTCACCCCGGGGCAGGCCTCGATGACCTCCGTGAATTTCGCAG TCTCTCTGCTGACGGTTCCACCACTGCTAGCCAGGATTCCCTCCACAAAGccagcaaaaagaaaagcattaaGTCATCTATCGGTCGTCTCTTTGGCAAAAAGGAAAAGGGGAGGATTGGTGCACCTGGGCGGGAATCTGCCTCACTGG CCTCCACACCCTCTGATGACCTGGGTTCAGCTGACCCGTTAGGCCTGGCTAAACTTGGGACTGGAACAGTTGAAAAAGACCGCCGCAGCAAAAAA AGGCACGACCTGTTAGAGGAAGCCTGTCGTCAGGGTCTGCCTTTCGCCTCATGGGATGGCCCAACTGTTGTTACGTGGCTTGAG CTGTGGGTAGGGATGCCAGCATGGTATGTAGCAGCGTGCCGTGCCAACGTAAAGAGCGGCGCCATTATGGCTAATCTGTCGGACACAGAGATCCAGAGGGAGATCGGCATCAGCAACCCTCTACACCGACTCAAACTCCGCCTAGCCATCCAGGAAATGGTCTCCCTCACTAGTCCGTCTGCACCTGCAAGCACCCGCTCT TCAACCAGTAATATTTGGATGACACACGCTGAGATGGAGTCTCTCACTGCTGCCACCAAGCCA GAGCAGAAGGAGTTCAGCTGGGACCAG ATCCTGGCCTATGGAGACATGAACCACGAGTGGGTGGGAAACGAATGGCTGCCCAGCCTGGGTCTGCCCCAGTACCGCTCCTACTTCATGGAGTCACTGGTGGATGCCCGAATGCTTGATCACCTCACCAAGAAAGAACTGAGGGGCCAGCTGAAGATGGTGGACAGTTTCCACAG GGTGAGTCTTCACTATGGTATCATGTGCTTGAAGCGCTTGAACTATGATAGGAAGGAGCTGGAGAGGAGAAGGGATGAGAGTCAACACCATAACCTAG ATGTAATGGTGTGGTCCAATGAGCGAGTGATGTGTTGGGTGCAGGCTATCGGTCTGAAAGAGTTTGCCGACAACCTTTTAGAAAGCGGGGTGCACGGGGCCCTCCTGGCACTAGATGACACCTTTGACTACACTGACTTGGCCCTCCTCCTCCAGATACCCAATCAAAACACACAG GCAAGGCAGCTCCTAGAGAAGGAGTACAATGGTCTCATCTCCATGGGAACAGAGAGGAGGCCAGATGAG GACGgcacaaaaacatttacacgGTCACCATCATGGAGGAAGATGTTCCGAGAGAAGGACCTCCGCGGCGTGACCTCTGACTCCTCGGAAACATTACCTGCCAACTTCCGTGCCTCCGCCATCTCGACCCCCTCCGTCACCCTGAGAAAAGTTCAGAGCGAAG TAGGTCCGAGAGGAGAGTCAGGCTCCGTGAGAACATATTCCTGCTAA